The genomic interval TGTCACGTAAAGCGCTTTCAAGTACGGCCAGTACCCGCCCGGTCTTAATGTCTTGCGCGCTGAGGTTGATGGCAATATGCAGGCCACTATTGGATGCCAGACATTTTTTCATATCGCGCACCACAGCGGCAATCACCTGATCGGTAATCGGCAAAATCAAGCCGCTTTCTTCGGCCAGCGGAATAAATAAATCCGGGCGCGTCATACTGCCGTCCGGATGCTGCCATCGGACTAACGCTTCGGCGCCGATGCAAAGCCCCGTACTTAGCTTAACGATCGGCTGATAATAGACAACAAATTCGCGCCGCTCCACTGCAATCTTCAGTTCCCCTAATGGCGACAACCTTCGGCGTAAAACCCAAATCACGATACCGACAATAAACGCCGCCATCAGAAATCCAAACGGCAGCAATACCATGCGTTCACGCTGCAATTGGCCTAATATATTACTGTGCGGTTCGACGGCGACGGCGACTAAGCCGGCGTCCCGAACGACTGCGAACAGATGATCACCGCCATACGCCCGATTTTCCCTTTTAGTCGGCGTGTTAATCATGGTATTGATCCGCGCCAGATTCGGGTCATTCAACGCACCCAATAATTTGCCATTAGATGTTTGTACGACTAATTGAATCGTCGGATCGAGAATAATGTCTGTAAAGCGTTCGGAATCGATCAGCGCCACATACGAATTGTGATACAGCGCTGCCATGCTTTTGCCGCCACTGACTTCGGGTGTAGTCCCCAAACTGACGCTAATTCCATCCTGCGTCGTAAAATCGACCGGCGCTTGCTTTATCTTTTTGTGCGTGAGGCCGCCTGCGGTGCATTTCAATGCGCCATTTTCGACATAGCCGATATCGTCGACATTGCGCGATGTCACTGTCACCATTCGCATCTGCCTGATATGTTCTTCGGAACAAAGCGCGACGTTCATATAATCGAACTTATTCAACGCAGCGTTCGCCCCCCGAAAAGTCATATTGGTGCGTTCAAGCGCCCGTTGTGCAAAATATTGCAGGCGCTGTTCTTCTACGCTGGTGGCGCGTGTCAAAGAAAGATGCAAAGTCAGCGCGATTGGCCCCACTGCGCCAATTAAGGCGGCTAGTGTTGCTAGGATAATGACCCAAATACGATGCAAATACTTCTCCTGATGGACCTGCATGGAACGTCGGGATATCCGGTGTCATGAGATGGGATAGATTCGGTGAGCACAGTGGCATAATGGCACAGTGCCTTCCAGCAAGTCTATCCTTATGCAGCCCACCCAGCGTAACTAAATACGGTACTCTTTTTCATGTGAAAACATCGGGAATTGACCTCAATGCAGTCAAGGCGCAGCGCTGCAATCCCAAATTAGCCCGGATGCGTCTGCGCTGCAAAGCACTGCTGTGGCAAGCCGGAATTTGGACTAAGATACGTTCCCCGACCTTTCACCGTGAGTGCTTTAATAATGACTGATTTGCCGATCCCCTCTGCGGATATCAACGACGCGCTCGATCTTGACCTCGATGCCGACCAAGACGCTGCGGAGACCACCACCC from Glaciimonas sp. PCH181 carries:
- a CDS encoding EAL domain-containing protein yields the protein MHRIWVIILATLAALIGAVGPIALTLHLSLTRATSVEEQRLQYFAQRALERTNMTFRGANAALNKFDYMNVALCSEEHIRQMRMVTVTSRNVDDIGYVENGALKCTAGGLTHKKIKQAPVDFTTQDGISVSLGTTPEVSGGKSMAALYHNSYVALIDSERFTDIILDPTIQLVVQTSNGKLLGALNDPNLARINTMINTPTKRENRAYGGDHLFAVVRDAGLVAVAVEPHSNILGQLQRERMVLLPFGFLMAAFIVGIVIWVLRRRLSPLGELKIAVERREFVVYYQPIVKLSTGLCIGAEALVRWQHPDGSMTRPDLFIPLAEESGLILPITDQVIAAVVRDMKKCLASNSGLHIAINLSAQDIKTGRVLAVLESALRDTGIKPKQIWLEATERGFMDIEAARTTICRARTMGFAVAIDDFGTGYSSLSYLLGFPLDALKIDKSFIDTIGTDSATSSVTPHIIGMAKTLQLDIIAEGIETQEQADYLLAREVEYGQGWLFAKALPAEEFLNFYRRNQASKVEAV